A segment of the Larus michahellis unplaced genomic scaffold, bLarMic1.1 SCAFFOLD_34, whole genome shotgun sequence genome:
gttctgggcatcccactgacagtggtgggggtgccgcagaaaggagtggctccagggaggggagaggagccggtggagaaggccttctgcctgcccatgctgggcaggagagctgcccccaagtgcaggcaggggaagaaggggtctaaaaagcaggttatgaaaacaaagtccatgatgaatgtaatggtttcacgtcaggagagtttcagcattggtgcaaacagcccagcccacctatttctgaagacatttgcttctctgtcaggtgcttaaaaaaattgtgaaggacgttcagagaggtgaaacatggagagtgtgtgcctctcactgcattcctactccctagacgtgctctgtgctctggaaggggtgagaaatgccatctcgtagagggcaatgccgctcacgcctgcagaaccctttcggactgcacaggggagatgctccacagaggtgcttctgtcacaccgtgtaatcaaagggacaggccatgaagagaggggagggtgaggtagcacacaggtgttcctggagacacacccagcactgtcagggcgctggcagggctgctcagagacacgagtccttccctggcacgggcagaggccctgcagcagactccatggcctcctgttgccactcccagaggccggcagcacctcagccccgcgctgtgtctccctgctcggcacctctctgagatgccccacggcgtgaggaatggacacagggacctgggctcaaggaagcccatcccagtgctgcattcagggggtttcccaggggacgttactctccaatgaagggacactgcctgtcccacagcactttcgggcatttctaagaacagctgctggtgtttgtgctctctcgggttcatgtccccacatgcacacggtgtgcatgccgaaatctcctctgaaccatgcaaacagggacttctgacctcgttattcggtgtctctccacaggcagacaaacatcctctctgggtttgtgtaggcgtccagttctgcaaatggtggtttcaggtgtctgttctgtgacgattgccctgggacagcttccccggggtgtccagcaaacaaaggcacagaccaggccccgctctgctggtccttcagttctgtccctggaggtgtggctgtgcaaggacactgttgtgtgtgccctcaccctgcacacgcacactctttacctctttactgggcatccctcaccagggcacgtttgaaggaacgctcttgacagcaactgtggaagaagacctgatccttcctgcgctgccctgagcagatcccctttcatggtggaaactctgttatgcagacgagctttttctcagaggtgcccattgcttctccttgcctgtgatcacagagctgctacacagcagcaccatgaccaagctgccagagcactcaggccttagatcaacacaggggctcagaaggcgagtgtggaagtgaaaatagagcagccccgcaaagaacaagtgctggtgctctgcaagtactgggattctttcccctcctcctcggcgctcaggctctacccctgcagctccagaaaaggcctgagaagaaggattttgggcatgactctgtgagtctcagaaatgtggatagataggtagtaaaaaaaaaaaatctcaaataatgacatttatttgaggaccaaagtatataatttaaaaaaaaaaaaaggcaagaaaagccaaaaccctcaaccaaacctaacacacagttacctaacccctaaccaaaGCTATAGAAGACGGGCTTGgcgtataatgaattacattatgagtgatttgcaggagacagtttattgctgcagaaaataacctggtcattaatttccagagggcatccttgagctcctggttcctcatgctgtagatgagggggttcacggctggaggcaccacggagtacagcacagccaccaccacatccagcgatggggaggagatggaggggggcttcacgtaggcaaacacggcagtgctgataaagagggagaccacggccaggtgagggaggcacatggaaaaggctttgtgccgtccctgctcagaggggatcctcagcacggcccagaagatctgcacataggacagcacgatgaacacaaaacaaccaaagcctaaacagacactaaccacaacaagtccaacttccctgagggagtctgagtgtgagcaggagagcttgaggatctgggggatttcacagaagaactggcccagggcattgccctggcagagggggattgaaaatgtattggccgtgtgcaggagagcatagagaaacccactgccccaggcagctgctgccatgtggacacaagctctgctgcccaggagggtcccgtagtgcaggggtttgcagatggcaacgtagcggtcataggccatgacggtgagaagacagaactctgctgcagcactgaataagaaagaaaaaacctgtgcagcacatccccagtaggagatggccctggtgtcccacagggaactggccatggatttgggaacagtggtggagatggagcccaggtccagaacagagaggttgaggaggaagaagtacatgggggtgtggaggtggtggtcacaggtgatggtggtgatgatgaggccgttggccaggagggcagccaggtagatgcccaggaagagcccgaagtgcaagagctgcagctcccgtgtgtctgcgaatgccaggaggaggaactgggtgatggagctgctgttggacatttgctctttcttggcatgggggccttgtccaaaggaggaaaaaaacagaaaaaaaattaggacagatgccttatagcaaagacagtctccttttctgtgtgtttttgattttctaccatcacgtctggtaactgttctttttaggggaagaaatcctcatgtttatgactgaaaatgtggagtcttaagacaggacaggacacagggctctAATCTCTGTTGTttagtgcagagtcaggagagctgtagtgtccatcagtcttttttctgtctgccctgtgcttctgtttgtgctgccttgaagatgacttcagacacaaattcctcttaaaaaacaaacccaaacaaataactgaactcatatgggaacagcaGAACACTGAatggacaaatatacaaattattttttcccaaaccagagttagagctgtgatggagagagcaggacacaacccctcacagagacaatcaaaggactctgcgaggagAGTGacgacccccagggaaaggctcagccctccctaggatcccacaggagagctctgcctttctgggggcagctggcaagcccagcaggacaggcaaagcagagagtctggggtcccggagacgaggtgttctgaggggagagtcagctcattgcccaccaaagaacacccagaagacatctccagtgaaggaccaacagagagatgcctgaacgccccctccccagtgcgtgttggcagtttcccccagcccttgcccatgtctctgctgcctggagctgcccctgccaggagctgctgctctgtgcccacgtctcctccctgtccctgctcccacagcccatcccacccgctgggggctcagctctgccctgcagacccctcctggcagcagggcactgcccagggccatctccctctttgtggctcctcaggaggagaggagagaaagcctgatgctggaagcaaaggtgctgctggtgctgtgtgtagggagaggaggggctgaaggcactttgtgagctttctggcagatctgctgatccctcagtggaacagtgacagctcctttccctcaggagacagctgagagcacagaccctgcaatgtcttcatcttccaggcagcccctgccttgtctttcctctgtaaatgctgcctctgccagtgctctgggggagatctgcagctgtgggcagccctgacccacacagcacacactcgaaaaagagccaaaggaccctgccctgaggggagtctctccttttccccacagcttctccccacagacgctcgggggggaactccttgggcaggctgagagctgaccctggcaagcagcagagtccctgccccggcacacagagccctgggctgcagggaccctgctctcaaggacagccctgggcacccctgcctgcacacccacctgtcttcaaaaccctgccacagtccctcgcagaaggcagccctccttcactgtcgctgccatggtgcagcagggcatccctgctcggaagcacggcctccttctccacaccagagaagccaggagagccatcctgacagctcctctcagccagccctagaacatccctccaggagacccccctgcattgccccacagccagagactgactgtgtcAACAGGGGTGAAGATTTCCccgagaacgagctcagaactctcctcccactcccagctgcctttatcctctctgtgcctggctcctctcgggtgcctgcaggcagtgccctcagccctgctgcgcttggcagaggagctgctcctgggcagagctgtctctctgcagcgctgcccgcttgccatcagctccctccatgccaggagcccagcccagctcagcagcagaggaccagcccaaggcagccctttctctgccccctcggggctccctccaggtgtccctggggctccaggggaacctgctgggaaacaggatgaagtcaccactgatgttccctccctcagctgggcagagacacttctttccagaacttttaattctcctctcaaagttacatcaaaatatcaccttttttgctcttattattagaaagtgttcccagacagtgacaggcagtcatctcccttacccctgctgagggaagggattcagctgAATCTGTGCTTCACCTCATCCTGCGTTTCAATTCCTGGTATTTGAAGGAGACACAACTGCCTTCCATGCCTGCcacaacccacaggaggtgggattcctcttgccgtaggtgttcaggtgtgcataaaatacgcacatgcacgtgagctccttgtctcagctcctgtgctcatcaatggagatggagagcaggacacaatgcCTGGTGACATTGAAGGTGTCAGGGGTGGTCAAAGGTGTGAGCTGATAACTGCAAGCTCTACTGGAGctgttcatagagacagggcaatgtCTCAGGGACCCTGAACGAGCCTTGTGGGAAATTcctttggccaagtgaaatgacagctgaggcccaaataaaggccaaaagaatCTTCTCCTACTTGTATGTTCATGGCAGTCTTTAGGGGTATTCATATGAACGACCGcagtcctgggacacagggagagcttggtctctctctcttccatcagctcaattttccagatctccagtgactctaatggcatttgtgccatgttcagccccactttgcctaacagaattcagggcagtaactcaatataatgttcaaatccaggcccacagagctacatgaggtgccagggctggcatggaccacacaggacctacaggaaaTCAATGCCCTTTCAGTGCGGATGCATCACAGATGCCCCACATGGCATGCTAGAGCGTTctatttggtgcttttgtgccgttgactgatgcattcagtcatcagtcatcagagaggcgaggtctgtcccttctccacacaacagctgcaggcattgcatggacatggagcacgtcacacggggatcttcactcactgccctgatgatacaatcaatgaaaagaccaatagatttcacagtgtgcctggatacatcttgtcctccagggcagcatcctccagatccagcagtggtaCATATCGAAACTCAACTGaatctcaaataggaattccagggcaccgagatgagctttaggtaattcaggaacagttaaacgaattaaagggaataatgtaggaccaCTGTcgaatttagtaggagtaggtGTAGGTAGATccgagatattcaatgtcctctctgcctcagttaccaccagtgaggtctcccaggccttggtagaACAAGTCTTAAACAGGAACAcgaagaagtctccaggtaaatgaggagattcctgtggggaacagtaattgcccaggcattcactggccaggcagagaaacaaggtgccagcagcctggagcatcatgagacgacttcttagcagagctgcctggtgggccaggaagggcgatgctcacctagacctggtcctggccaacaaggaagagctggtcagggatgtgataattagtgtcagccttgctggagtgaccaggaaatagcggggtcccagaggccaaagaggagtgaggaaggccagcagaggaacacacgtgggtggctccagaggagaagactttgatgtactcgggggactgatGCAAGTGGTGTcatggcaaggagttttgaagggtgaaggagctcgggaaatcGTATAGGCATCACAGGacggcctcctccaagcacaggaatgatgtcttggaataccatgaagagaaacactcgtctcaggaggctgctggtataaacggactgggctgcagggcaaaaaggcagcacacaggaggtggaagaggggaagctgcagaggaggcatttagaaacctggccccaggatgtcgggaggatgccaaagccaaagctcccagaggcttgagagttgcagggatgggtggaggaagcacaatgagctgacagaggctcagagggtcatgtggaatgagtcacactctgcctggaggcctgtaacaagtgggcactgcagaggtttgcatgttgactgcgtgcctcagcctaggagatggggattccccctgctgggggtggctgtgccagtccatccacatgggtctagatggggcagactcttcccgaagacatttctgttacccaaatgtgttgggattaatgcagaactggctcttcaaaatcaagtgttaaattgacttggcctctttgcttggacatcttttcattttgattgcactcctgaaatctctctaatgagccagagaagagctgaagactaaaggaaacttatgcccagacttggcgccttcgtgtgttttttgtggtaaggagcgctctggtgccgagttcctgaagtgcagatcctgaaagattgactagtcctcttgagaagtaaaagcagctaacctccaggtttctgagggtgttatcagaccctgctgaagtccctcactgcagagaccatggagggaaggagcagacaaagttcctgtccctgtggtgtggtgaagcaggaagtcggagacacatgggccgggaagaaatttaaatgtggaaatcactgtgaaaggccttgatgtgcttcaccaaacaggatggccaagcctggactcccatcccctggggagggatgtccgttgcctcttgagatgctctgggctctgtttgggtgatgtggcagtgatgaggtgccaggtgcaggtcagcagtaggaacctcccaggctctggggagggtgggtgaggaggcaacaaggcgctggagctgtaaggacttggtgtcctcttCTGGGcctcagtggaagagacagaagccacagctgagcagacaaggatctccgttctcttggggtgtcaaagccccaccaaggcccttggccatccccaaaacacagctacactctcctgtgcctgggtctgctcccttgcttccaacaccaagctgtgggtttctgaggattcgccagtgcctgtgagctccccacaacccatcccgtttcttccaaagccttgctaatgctcacttattatgcaagatttccaagccccagagttcctggaatcccgtatgtagctccacatcccagcaccaaacagcacatcccccttcttcttctgcctcaggatcaaaactcaacttagctcactgttgcatgacaccccctgatatttcctttcttctttctgcctttaagtccctcactgctgcccctacactgctctctccctgtgcaagcaaggtcagctccttgggcacggctaccccaagccgtgggcattccccatttgccaggctgaggcatgcacacaagctggaaacagctgttctcatccctggtttgcaccctccctccaccatcaggaggtgcctaatggcaataactctctgggctttggacctggttatcttagtttgcccttttgagaggcctggttgacagagtcccctgggaggcagtcctgaagggcaaaagaagtccaggaaggcaggacgtttttcaagaaggaattttaaaaggcgcaggatcaggccatccccatgtgcctaaacacaagctggtggggaagaagactggcctggccgaacagagagctttgtctcaaactcaggggaaaaaaggagattatgacattttgaagaagggggaggcaactcaggagaactacaaggatgttgtgaggttatgcagggaaaaaattagaaaggccaatgcccaactaggtctttacctggctaatgtcataacagacactaaaacatgtttctatgattacattagaaacacaaagagagctaaggagaatccccatcctttattggatatggcggaaaacatagtgacaaaggatgaggaaaaggctgaggtacttaataccttctttgcctccgtcatTAttagtaagaccagcagttctctgggtactcagcccctgagcgggaagacagggatggggagcagcatgaagcccccataatccaaagggaatagtgagggacctgctacagcacttagacatacacaaatctatggggccagatgggttccacccacaggtactgagggagctgtcggagatgctcaccaagccgctttccatcatttatcagcagtcctggcaaagcggggaggtgccagttaagtggaggttagtaaaggtgacgcccatcaacataaacggccagaaggaggatcctgggaactaccgccctgtcagtctgacctcggtgtggggaagatcatggaacagatcatcctgagtgccatcatgtggcacatggggacagccaggtgatcaggccccgtcagcatgggttcatgaaagtcaggtcctgcttgacaaacctgatctccttctatgagaaggtgacccacttagtggatgagggaaaggctgtggatgttctttacctggactttagaaacgcctttgacagcatttcccaaagcattctccctgagaaactggctgcccgtggcttggacgggagtactctatgccaggtgaaaacctggctggatggctgagccaaagagtggccaaagtggtggtgaacaaagtttaatgcaggtggcagctggtcacaagtggttttccccagggcctacaactggggccagttccttttaatgtctttatcaatgatctggatgaggggatcgagtgcaccctcaataagtttgcagacgacaccaagttggttggcagtgtcgacctgcttgagggtagaaaggctttgcagagggatctggacaggctggatcgatgggcagaggccagtggccTGAGGTTCGACacagccaagtgccgggtcctacacttgggtcacgaaaacccaatgcagcactacaggcttggaagtggcgaggtggctgttggtgtcttctcccaagtaacgagttacgtgacaagaggaaatggccaggagttgtgccggggaagatttagattggatagtaggaaaaacatttcttcactgaaaggtttgtcaagcactggattacttttattttcagccaaatcaaagggatttggttggtatcagacaggcaagtttaaacgcatgggggatggagggccctggggacagcccagtccaaaaatccaaccccaacaaatctagcccaaaaagaaaaaccgaacccaaacacccccaacccaaaaaaacccaaccaaacccaccccaaaatccactccaaacaactaaaaatcccagggttcagaaagcccaaccccaaaaatcgagtccccaaaacccaaaatctaatcaaaaaacCATAAAccgaacccccaaaaacccaatcccaaaaaacccaaacaaaaaaacccaacccaaaattcaacccaaacaacccgaaaaatccaacccgaaaaatccaacctaaaaaatcaaaccccaaaaatcaaagcccaaaaatccaacctgaaaaacccaaaatgcaacccaaaatatcactcaaaaaacataaaatccaccccaaaaaatccaagcccaaaaaatccaagccaaaaaaggtaaagcccaaaaattccaaaatccaagccaaaatccaaccattaaaaaaaaccccactccaacttcaaacccaaccgacccaaaatcccagggctcaaggccagcttggacggcgttggaggaacctgacctgcttgaacatgtccctgccgatggcagccccaccactgcgggcagcacatcagcggttgccatgccaccaccgccagacactcagcgctggccctgtcactgtcatgtcataatggctgcctgacacacccatgcaggggtaaaaatcaaacccaaaaaacccaaccccaaaatccaacccaaaaaatcaaacccaaaaaagtccaaaacccaactccaaacaacccaatccccaaacaacccaacccaaaattcaacccaaccaactgcaaaaatccaatccaaaaagtccaaccccaaaaatccaacccaaaaacccaaaatccaacccaaaatctaactgaagaaaaccccaaatccaccccaaaaaatccaagcccaaaaaacccaagcccaaacatccaacccaaaaaactccaaaatccaatccaaaatccaacccaacaaaacaaaatccaccccaacatccaacccaaccgacccaaaatcccagggctcaaggccagcttggacggcgttggaggaacctgacctgcttgaacatgtccctgccgatggcagccccaccactgcgggcagcacatcagcggttgccatgccaccaccgccagacactcagcgctggccctgccgccctcatgtcacaatggctgcctgacacgcccgtgcaggggtaaaaatcaaaccccaaaattccaaccGACCAACCCataatcaaacccaaaatccaaccccaaaacgtgaaccccaaaaaacaacttaaataaatgaaaaaaacaaccccaaaaatccaacacgAACAATCCAACCCaaagaatccagtccaggaaactcaacatccaatccaaaagccaaatccaaaaacccaaaatccaccccaaactccaacccaacaaacccagaatcccggggcgcaaggccaggttggactaacagcgttctgacctgtatcaggaacagtgtggccagcaggactagagaagtgaccgtccccctgtactgggcactggtgaggccccacctcgagtgctgtgtccagttttgcgcccctcaccacaaaaaagacactgaggggctggagcaggtccagagaagagcaatgaagctggtgaggagtctggagaacaagtctgatgaggagcagctgagggagctggggctgtttagcctggagaaaaggaggctgaggggagaccttctcgctctctacaactccctgaaaggagggtgtacagaggtgggggtcggtctcttctcccaagaaacaagcaataggagaagaggaaacggccgcaagatgccccagcagaggtttagactggatattaggaaaaatctttcccctcctccatccgcgtcagacaggcggtcgtcaccagcacggaggtgacgtggacccttctgctgctcacaggtttgggggggacactgaggagatggggagagcaccttggggtgtggggacactgcggggagggggacacacgtgccacattcagccccctgacttccccgtgtgggagcgcagaggaggggcaggtgtacaacctgcagctgaccctatccctgaccccagtgtcatccctgtaggtgccatgtccccatcgctgtccccacaggtgtcctggccacaccactgtccccagccctgtctctgtccctccaggtctcttgtccccctccctgtccctacaggtgccctatgcccagggctgtggggacagcggccgcctgctgggctggttccatggcagcatcagtttagtccccccaggctcagttgtgttttgtaaagtctcctttcaagagcacaaaaacgcattttttgtttccaaagcttctatttcaggctccaaaaaggcatttttaagattaagccagtcagttttagggtccaagatgcatcttggatgtcaaaaccctcatttttatggtccaaactcctcttttagggaccaaattatcatgcttttgaacccaaagcctcatttttaggtacaaaccctcatttacaagttccaacacccattttaagattcaaagacccattgtcaagctctaaacaagtatttttaggacccagccagtcatttttagagaccaagccaCATATTGACTGTCCCAAGCGAGAGCGCGTGGCCCACACGCGTCTCCAGatgggcctccaggtgggccccggggtggctgggcagcagccgggcagcggcgtggcaacatgacgatgtgcagtgcggtgtcgcggcaacgtgacgatgcaacaatgtgcgtctgctctctagagccgcttgctgggagactggctgtgatgtccgcagctgggtgcctctggagcaagaggtgccatcgctctgtctacccgtcttttaattacctccagggatggtgcctcagccacttccctgtgcagcctgttccaatgcctgaaaaacctttcaggggaaagattgttcctaatatccagtctaaacctctgctggggcaactggcggctgtttcctcttctcctattgcttgtttcttgggagaagagaccgacccccacctctgtacaccctcctttcagggagttgtagagagcgagaaggtctcccctcagcctccttttctccaggctaaacagccccagctccctcagctgctcctcatcagatgttctccagactcctcaccagcttcattgctcttctctggacctgctccagcccctcaatgtcttttttgtggtggggggtgcaaaactggacacggcaatcaaggtgggccaagtgcaaggtcctacacttgggtcaggacaaccctcgttaccaatacaggctgggggatgacttgatagagagcagccctgtggaaaaggacttgggggtcctggtggatgaaaagctggacatgagctaacaatgtgcgcctgcagcccagaaggcaatcgtgtcctgggctgcatcaaaagaagcatggccagcagacccagagaggggattctccccctctactctgctctcgtgagaccccacctggagtactgtgtccagctctggagccctcagcacaagaaggacatggacctgctggagcgggtgcagaggagggccactaagatgatcagagggctggagcacctctcctgtgaagacaggctgagagaggttggggttgttcagcctggagaagagaaggctccggggagaccttatagcggccttccagtacctgaaggggccctgtcagaaagctgttgcaaggctgtttgcaagggcatgtagccttaggacgagggacaatggttttaaactagagcagggcaggtttagattagagtttaggaagaagttctttccactgagggtggtgagacagtggcacaggttgcccagagacggggtggaggccccatccctggagacattcaaggccaggtttgatgagcctctgagcaacctgatctagttgtcggtgtccc
Coding sequences within it:
- the LOC141737352 gene encoding olfactory receptor 14A16-like; this encodes MSNSSSITQFLLLAFADTRELQLLHFGLFLGIYLAALLANGLIITTITCDHHLHTPMYFFLLNLSVLDLGSISTTVPKSMASSLWDTRAISYWGCAAQVFSFLFSAAAEFCLLTVMAYDRYVAICKPLHYGTLLGSRACVHMAAAAWGSGFLYALLHTANTFSIPLCQGNALGQFFCEIPQILKLSCSHSDSLREVGLVVVSVCLGFGCFVFIVLSYVQIFWAVLRIPSEQGRHKAFSMCLPHLAVVSLFISTAVFAYVKPPSISSPSLDVVVAVLYSVVPPAVNPLIYSMRNQELKDALWKLMTRLFSAAINCLLQITHNVIHYTPSPSSIALVRG